The segment TTCGTCCACATTCAGGCTGGCGAAGCGGTCAAAGGCTGTCAGGTTGGCGACTCCGGGCATGAACAGGTCAACGATGCCCAAGCTCTCGAGGCTCtagaagcgagagggaagggtggaactCAGAAACCATGGATTCACATTGGGTCATCCATATGGGTTCTAAAGAGACCATATGGTTGGAGAAAACCTGATTCGTAGTgtcacttatatttatatttaatattatttactATAAACCATGATCATCATAGTAAAGTTATAACATATACAGTGCACTCCCACTGCCATTGTAGTATTCAGTACCACATCAACGAAATAAACTTACATTCTTCAGTTCGTTTTCGATTCTTGAAGACATGTTGAATCTAGGGAGGCTAACGTGCACCATTTCTTCGGACATCAACCCAATAGCATCTGTGAGTGTGTCTCGCGTGAGGTTTGCGGTGATGGAGTCCGTGCTGATGTCATTAGGCAGTAGGATGAACATGGAGACACTGGAGTTCTCGTAGGGCAGTTCCAAGATTTTGGCTTCCAGGGATGGCACGTTACCTACAGAACAGAgagattttcttatatatatgttcccccaatcccttgcctgttgttgtcgtgatgggcttaggagacggagagtgAGACCCAATGCAAGGGACTCCCCCTGCCTAGggtctcagccctcgactcaactaattttgcatggacttttctccctccagctctttcgtttccgtcccttctccaaccccttctactatctacttcctaggGTGTAAGAGCCCTGAAAGGATAAAatggctgactttgtgccagtcctgaacggctattcccctgttttgttgttcagcccttacccctcaaggggaccctgaggggtggactttTTATTTCCCCAACATAACCAAGGATTTCCATGGCCAGCAATGAGGCtttccccttcatcaaatagccccaccgatTCAAACTCTCCCGGCTGCCTGACTCTAGGCTTTCCTTTGACCACAACTCTGAACACTACAGCTACTACCCACTCAATGCCTACCagtgcattatccacccaagtcgagactcctactctcccaacttttTCAACTTCGTCAACTATACCCTCACAGCCTTCTTCACCAATCACATCTACCCTTATTGATATCGAAACCTCGAAAATTTAATTCGAaaaccttacagccttattctccatctctccataatactaccccctcaacaatactccctcttccacacgtccccgtccttctaccacccacCACTCTaccaatatcttaaatactctatttagcccagcgaattgggaccgatttttcgtgatccccttacagctccttactcaggcaacacatCTCTTTCAACAGTCTCCATgagcaagtgggcagagtcccctgccgtacccgacccgatcgctcccgtcttgtaacagtcagatcagaaactgaatctgtagcactatcaaatctaactgatttctCTGGCAATCCCATTCCTGTAGAACCTCATCCATCTCTTAATACTTATACTGGAACTGTCTCTTATCTCCCCAGCAAGCTGCCCAATGGACatcgattggtcagattgtggagagtaCTTATTCGGCTGCTTCAAAAACCGTGATGTGATATCAATACAGTTACTCcattccttctactccctcccaacaccacccatcctcctcaactccaactactgcCGATGTCCATCCTGTCGACACccatcctcttcctactcatattccccctacaccacttcctcctactccctcccaacacaacccagtcccctcaactccaactacacgtCATTTctcaatataagaaatatatttctAGGTGTGgatttgggtgagtgtgtggatatGGATGCGtggatttgggtgtgtgtgtggatgtggatgtggatgcgtgtggaggggatgggagggtgtgtgtgtggggggggagggagggtgggggtttattagagaaaggaaggatggaatacATAGATAAAACTTACCGTAATTGAATCTGCCTGACTGAGACATCATCTGGACATTTCCGCCAGACCTCCCAGGTGGAATAAGGAATTCCTGCGTGCGGGTTTGTTCGACCTCGAATTGCGACTGCCAGAGACCCTTGAAGAACACGGCGTTGATGAGCACAAAGTTGGTATTAGGAAGGAGGTTCTGGATGAAATTCTGGATCCTGCCCTCTGTTGCTACGCTCACGTCGTTGTTGATGGTCTCGACGGCAACGCTGGGGCGGCTGAAGTCCATTAGCTGAAGGTCGGGAAGGATGTTGGAAACGCAGCGGTTCAGGTTCAGTCTTTCGTTCATGTATGCTCTGTTCAGGCTGTTGAAGGTCACTCCTTCACCTTCGGGCGCTCTGAGGAGTCTGGGGGCATGGGAGATAAAGGAATCATGAGCGACATGTTAAATGGTATGCGACTACAGGGGAGGTAATATGTCCATTAGCCGTAGTATTGGACACATGAGAGACACTCACAACAATCGCAGGCCGCCCCAGTTGAAGTAAGTGTGGGTCTTGCTCTTCAGATTAAGAGCGCTCTCCAACTGCTCCCTCGTGTTGCCCTCGGACCCGAAGTAGGCGAGGGTGAGCGCGCTCCAGATGCTGTACGGGGAAATGAAGAGATTCCCCTGCACGGACTGGCTCAGCTGCTGGAAGAGGCTCAGCCCGAAGATCTCGACGCGACCGGAAAACTCCGCTTCGGCGAACTCGAGCTTCTCGCCGGGGAAACACCGGTTGATCTGGCCGCTGCACACGGCTACCAGCGCCGCAGCCACGGCCATCGCCACCACAACGCCCCTCGCATTCATCTTGCTGCGGGAGAAGGAGGGTTGGGCTATGTATAGCAGAACTAAAACGGTTTTCACAAAGATCCACAAATGAATACTTTCTGAAACACTGACGGTTAAGACAAATAGACATAAGATTATACAGGTTGTATTTTCTTAAAAATACTATAtatggggaaagggagtggaagacgaaaatgaagagaaaggctGTGTTAGAATTAAATAGGAAAATCTATCAGGCGAAGAAGGTCTTCCTGTTGCTGCACATTCAGGGAGATTTCCCTTCCGCAGAGGAATAAAAAGACATCTCGCCCGACACGACTGCAGACAGCATTACGGGGAAATCTTGCTGTAAACAAATAAGAGATGATGGGAGGCGGAAGCAGTCAAGGTCGCATCACCTGAGTGACTCAGAACTATGACCGCAGAACACAttcacgaaagagagggagacatactGTATATAACGTCTGATAAGAAATATATActgactaaatatatatatatatatatatatatatatatatatatatatatatatatatatatgagtgtgtgtgtgtgtgtgtgtgtgtgtgtgtgtgtgtgtgtgtgtgtgtgtgtgtgtgtgtgtgtgtgtgtgtgtgtgtgtgtgtgtttgtttgtttgtttgtttgggtgcgcgtgtgtttacataaataaacacgtctatatatacttatacatatacacatatgcacatatatttcgtatatacgtataaatgtatataaaagagagagagagagagagacagacagacagacagacaatttctTTAGTTTCCCATTGACGTCAccgccgcccccctccctcccactccccatcccccaagCAGGAACCAGGTTAGGCAAGCTGCCCCGTCGGCCAAGTCTTCCTCGCCATCGGGAATCCCACCTCCTCGTTCCGAATGCTCGTAGATTTCCCGCCCATTCCTTATTAATCTCATGGCTATCCCGATAAGCTAATTATCATGGCGTGGCCTAGTTTTCTAATGGTCATTTTGATACCTGGCAACCCTCccgtcttccttctcatcttagGTGACAGGCCGGTTTCCAGCGTTCTACGTCAGGCAGAAAGGGAaaagtcgttttcttttttctacttctcatcatatctctccctcttttccctcgctcttctccctccctcttctccttccatctcttttcaactctaccctcatctcccctccttctccctcccatctccttccctccctcttttcctctcccatccccctcgctTTTCTACCCTCTTTCTATTACCCTCGTCTTCTCCCCATCtacatccctcttttcctctcatgtccttcctacttccccctatctttccaccccctcgccctgtctccgtccctcctcacccctctttttccttccctcttctcccctcctcctccttcctccctcgtctcccattttcctcttccatttttccctctctctctctcctccgccatctcccaccttcttttccacctacatctccctctctctttggcaggcggtgatggtggtggtgatgatgataacaacaattacaataacagcaacaataataaaagcaatgatactAACTACAGcaaaaaaatgtgatgataataataaaaacaacaataacaactaataatgctaataatagtaacaacaccaataaagacaataataacatcataaataaaaatatcttcTAATACAAGGACAGCGTGAAACCCATTCATCAGTGAGTAAACCctgactcacactcactcataatACGTGGAATTGATGATCACACTGATCGCTCTCAACGCGTTTTGTCAGACACATATTTTCCGAAATCACGCAATCCCTCGACCACttcagatccccccccccaccaacaccccaccccaccccaccccaacctgtCGGACATCCTCACCGAATCCCCCACCTTTATTGAtaacctattctccttcctcatacGTACAAATATCCTTCATTGGATCTAACCACCCTTTGTCCTTAGCCCTTCCTCTATTCATCAATATCTATCCTACTCCATCTACTCCCTGTTTCTACTTCTTTAACTACTATAGTCATAGAATATATATGGTAGCTGAAATATGATATTTTAACTCTAACAAAGAACGTTAACAAACCCTCCCACCACAATacaataccatagtgctatatgacctttgatgtctagcacatttattttcttgttattattacttacttcACCACTTCAGATAGGAagtagaggggtaggagggaaaatgagggaggggggagggagaagaggaggaggcgagagagggtaaagaagaagggggagggggaagaggagatggaggagggatggggaatgggagtgggagggggaagagaaagaggatgagagtaaagaagaggataacaataatgatgatgataatgatgctgctgatgataatattaatgataatgataatgtatataataaatatgaggaactgaatttcctttattttaatGTAAAATCGGCATCTAACGCCTAAAGCCATAGTTCATTTGAGTTGAAGCAACATTTTCATGTAAAATGGGGTAATGACAACATAAATACtggagaacacccccccccccccccacacacacacacaaaggcatcaTATTACGAAGCTATCCTAttcttactattatgatcattattatcattatcatcattattgtttttgttatcgtacttgctgttatcattatcacattattaatatcattatcattataacattattaatatcattatcaccatcattatcattatcatcatcatcatcatcatattaatatcaccattatcattcttttgttgTCTCTAACATTCTTCTTCGAGACAAGTAGTTAGCCCGTCAGTTTATGCACACGAAGGAAAGcaagtgggaaggagaaaggaaatgggaagaaaggtttttttttcagaaggaaagagatgatggaaaaaaggggggagaaggggccttaaagaggaagagaagatggggaaggacaAGGGAGGGGAATTAAAAAGGACGGAAAGAGGAATGGGTgaaacgaagaggagagggaagggaaaagggggtttagagagaaaaggggggatggggaagggagggaaggggataaggaagcCACAGACCATGGGGaagttaaggaggaagaggggggaaattagagggggcaggaggagtaaATCTGAGGAAGATTTGGGATGAACCAAGTCCGTTGCGacatatatagaaaagatatgaataagtatgaatatcttcacagataatcatgaatatattcaagataatcattcttattcacaTGAGAATATACCGTCTACCACCCACATAACCCCAATGAACTACTGGAGGAACGGGAAGTAGCAACGGCCGGCACAAAATCAGAGGATATTGAGGCAATTCAGGAAAGATAATTTCTTACGTTATAGAACTCCCAGTACTTTATTTAAACACATTAACTGAGGTGCATAGAGATGAATACACAGCACTGGTTACGTAATATTCTCCGTTTGCTGCAGACGATAGCaaaaatattgatggtaataactaCTGTGATGAGACGGATTATTATTAGAACAATACGTTAATATCTAGAATACaagtaaatataacaatgatgctgatcaCTGGCATGTAATAGCTATTTTCAGAATACTATCCAGAGGAGTTAATTAAACAAGACCACAGGCTATTTGTAAaataaagtttgtgtgtgtgtgtgtgtatgcgtatgtgtgcgcacttatatacatacatacatacatacatatatatatatatatatatatatatatatatatatatatatatatatatatatatatatatataatataaaacagcACCAAACCCCGAGGGAACCTCTAGAGACCTCAACCGCacgcctcccccctacccccccaccctcccactgcCGCCTCTTCctagtgtgttagtttgtgtcgTCCTCAAAAAGGCCAGGAAACGCCCCCTGTGCCGTGCATCTCAAAGCAAGAAAATGTCCTTTAAACATATCGGCCGCTTTGTTAAAATTGTGAGAGACCCGACCCAAGGAATATGTGAATACTTGACATGCAGAAATAAAGTAatagatgcatatttatcagtctagacatgcatatgaaCCGGACAAATAGATACTTAAATGCATAACTATCTGGTGTAtggacagatatgtgtatatgtgtctgtatttacaaatattcattgggtcgggattttatttacattttaattattttaacaaaccggccgtttatCTAGTAAAAACCAAGAAATCTACATTTTgcaatctaaaaataaaaaattaagaatactaatttttataatatatattttctttttgcgcGATATGGATCatggtcacaaaaaaaaaataaaatagaaaatttctcttttcgttcaaaataaatgttatcatcatcgcgTGGTCTTGAGCATACAACTACTGCTTGTGGAACTTCCTTGATAATCTCCTCAAAGCAAGCTATAGTCATCACATTTATGACTAAGGACAACCTTGGCCAGACTACGCGCATCACCTGGTATTACCGTAAATAAATCGCTCAAAATTTCGTGATTTTAGTGATCATTGTGAGCACAAAGGTCTAAATAAGTAATTATACAGACCTTGGTGAGCACCTCCAGCTCCTGCACCAAGAAAGGAGCCCGAATGGCACTGACCCAGATCGTCTTACTTGGTGGGCGCGGAATGGCTTCTGTCTTATCAAACTCAGCGGATGTGTTTGCCGTAAGTTAGCGATAATGAAGGACGGACAAAGAAGCAAACGTCTCCCCACCCCTtttcattctgtctatctgtctgtttgtctgactatctgtctgtttcttcttcttctctctctctcaccctccctccctccctccccctctctctctctctctctctctctctctctctctctctctctctctctctctccctccctctccctagaaGCTATGGCCGACCGTCAAGAAAGGAGCTCAGCCTAACAATCACAGCGACAAGAACTGAACAGGACATCGTAACCGAAGCCAACAGCGGCTCATCCTGCAACACCCAGCGTATTTTCCGTCGCTTCAGGAGGGATGTAAACCCTAAGCAAAGATTCctaccaagagagaaagaaaaggaatagacgtcctgtatgtctgtctcgccCCGCACCTTACCGCTGGCTTAAAAATATAACAGTAATCAGAGCAGGGGAGTCGACAGGAAATCCGGTGCTGAAGCCAAGGTTCACCGAGATTCTAAAGATGAGACAGCTGCTCTATCTTGTTTGGTTACGACTTCTACGCGAGGTCTGTGGCATTCGGCGATAAGGTCGGTATTAGTCATTTGTCTTAAGAATGGTTTTGAAATCACGGCGGGGATGACACTCTAACCTTAATTCACTGTTGCTAGAACGGTTGCTCAATAACTGGCTGCGGTCAGCACGAGATAATTGAGGATTTGATATTCAAATGGCTTTAATGTCAGTTCTGCCATTGGGTATTTAATATACTGAATATCGGTGGACGATTCCTCGCCAAATCAACGATATAGTATATTTGTCAacagttacattttttttttcatgcagcAATTACAAAAGGCAACATAGCGCGTGCGCGCgacggatacacacacatgcacacacacacacaaactgacatacacacacacacacacgcacacacacgcacacacacacacacacacacacacacacgcacacacacacacacacacacacacacacacacgcacacacaaacacacaaacagacacacactataAACTTTATTGTACAAATAGCCTCGTGGTCTTCTTTGATTAATATACACACGTttatgcgtatgtgcgtttgaACGCTGAATGACTAGATGGCACGGAGACGTTCAATTCGGAAAGGGACACCAGGCGCGCGTGACCAGAGTGACTGGAAATATCGGGAGAAGAACTTGTCCTGCTGCGGAGGGCGGGGAAGGTGTTACAATACtgatatttatctatacaaactcacatacatgCCGACatgtgcacaaatatacatacaaacacatatgcatgtgttatatgttatatctatctatctatctgtctatctatttatttatctatctatacatatatagaaaaacagatttatatatatatatatatatatatatatatatatatatatatatatatagagagagagagagagagagagagagagagagagagagagaaatacatagattgtgtgtgtgagtatatgtgtgtgtgtgtgtgtgtgtgtgtgtgtgtgtgtgtgtgtgtgtgtgtgtgtgtgtgtgtgtgtgtgtgtgtgtgtgtgtgtgtgtgtgtccatatacatctctacatatacatatatatatatatatatatatatatatatatatatatatatatatatatatatatatatatagagagagagagagagagagaaagaga is part of the Penaeus vannamei isolate JL-2024 chromosome 19, ASM4276789v1, whole genome shotgun sequence genome and harbors:
- the LOC113799939 gene encoding leukocyte elastase inhibitor isoform X2 gives rise to the protein MNARGVVVAMAVAAALVAVCSGQINRCFPGEKLEFAEAEFSGRVEIFGLSLFQQLSQSVQGNLFISPYSIWSALTLAYFGSEGNTREQLESALNLKSKTHTYFNWGGLRLLLLRAPEGEGVTFNSLNRAYMNERLNLNRCVSNILPDLQLMDFSRPSVAVETINNDVSVATEGRIQNFIQNLLPNTNFVLINAVFFKGLWQSQFEVEQTRTQEFLIPPGRSGGNVQMMSQSGRFNYGNVPSLEAKILELPYENSSVSMFILLPNDISTDSITANLTRDTLTDAIGLMSEEMVHVSLPRFNMSSRIENELKNSLESLGIVDLFMPGVANLTAFDRFASLNVDEAIHQATVEVNEEGTVATAATGLINTRVGIGHKSFVCNRPFVFLIYNKVLGVTLFAGRFSTPT
- the LOC113799939 gene encoding leukocyte elastase inhibitor isoform X1; amino-acid sequence: MEPVDVRAAKGKDVCRLLSLVSKMNARGVVVAMAVAAALVAVCSGQINRCFPGEKLEFAEAEFSGRVEIFGLSLFQQLSQSVQGNLFISPYSIWSALTLAYFGSEGNTREQLESALNLKSKTHTYFNWGGLRLLLLRAPEGEGVTFNSLNRAYMNERLNLNRCVSNILPDLQLMDFSRPSVAVETINNDVSVATEGRIQNFIQNLLPNTNFVLINAVFFKGLWQSQFEVEQTRTQEFLIPPGRSGGNVQMMSQSGRFNYGNVPSLEAKILELPYENSSVSMFILLPNDISTDSITANLTRDTLTDAIGLMSEEMVHVSLPRFNMSSRIENELKNSLESLGIVDLFMPGVANLTAFDRFASLNVDEAIHQATVEVNEEGTVATAATGLINTRVGIGHKSFVCNRPFVFLIYNKVLGVTLFAGRFSTPT